In Rhodococcus rhodochrous, a single genomic region encodes these proteins:
- a CDS encoding SDR family oxidoreductase, with translation MAVYAVTGAASGMGRASAERLRAAGHTVIGIDLKDTEVTADLSTLEGRSHAIRATLELAGSRLDGAVLAAGLGPTPGKEKLIAQVNVRGVIDLLVDWRPALAASANSKVVVFGSNSTTTTPGVPNSAVKAFLAGDMDKGVARTTRIPQAGPPFTYAASKIAVTRWARRAAVTPEWAGAGIRLNVLAPGAISTPLLDAQLESPLKKAVESFPVPLGGFGKPDEIAQWVEFMLSSAADFMTGSVVVVDGGTEAYFRPDDWPVRVPFRSIPGYLLGMRRFGRRK, from the coding sequence ATGGCGGTATATGCGGTGACGGGTGCCGCGTCGGGAATGGGCCGGGCGAGCGCGGAGCGGTTGCGGGCCGCCGGGCACACGGTGATCGGCATCGATCTGAAGGACACCGAGGTCACGGCGGACCTGTCCACCTTGGAAGGCCGCTCCCACGCGATCCGGGCGACGCTCGAGCTGGCGGGCAGCCGTCTCGACGGTGCCGTGCTCGCCGCGGGCCTGGGCCCCACCCCGGGCAAGGAGAAGCTCATCGCGCAGGTCAACGTGCGGGGCGTGATCGACCTGCTCGTCGATTGGCGACCGGCTCTGGCCGCCTCCGCGAACAGCAAGGTCGTGGTGTTCGGGTCGAATTCGACGACCACGACGCCCGGCGTGCCGAACTCGGCGGTGAAGGCATTCCTCGCCGGCGACATGGACAAGGGCGTCGCGCGCACCACGCGCATCCCGCAGGCAGGCCCGCCGTTCACCTACGCGGCATCGAAGATCGCCGTGACCCGATGGGCGCGCCGCGCCGCGGTCACCCCCGAATGGGCGGGTGCCGGCATCCGCCTCAACGTCCTCGCACCGGGAGCGATCTCCACCCCGCTGCTCGACGCGCAGCTCGAGAGCCCGCTCAAGAAGGCGGTCGAGAGCTTCCCCGTTCCGCTCGGGGGCTTCGGGAAGCCCGACGAGATCGCGCAGTGGGTCGAGTTCATGCTGTCCTCGGCCGCGGACTTCATGACGGGCAGCGTCGTGGTGGTCGACGGCGGCACCGAGGCGTACTTCCGCCCCGACGACTGGCCGGT
- a CDS encoding wax ester/triacylglycerol synthase domain-containing protein gives MTHSYPPRTCHGRQADCDLVQMHPSDARREWLGDRIPGDLFALYCFDAPAAPVADVLDELRSRAEVMGELQVRMVEVPAGLDYPYWAAHTPAAHTSAEDRFVVHGSGSYGDLLDTLSGLVATRVDVTVSPWRLHVFPHVTGAPRGNGPALLVVLQMSHAFADGVRTSALARDLLAGTATPTTPPRAPSPAGMLTRAVLRLPFSIPRVIADGRRAVEAARQLADPSVPQPTPGRPLVAVNTAPGPRRTVRTLVFDSADLRSVGTVTVGALTAIGAALSQFLGVDELSAEVPVAVAPGTARNSYRNVGVDLHCAIRDPHERAAAIAADLALQRIRARHPAMAIRARTDDHVPAPLLRFGTDRLDLSVVPPTVTGNTVVSSVHRGPADLELGGGRVRFTSGFPGLSPVQALTHGVHGIGDTVTLSVTTSPDVLDAAGLARYVALLHEAVASL, from the coding sequence ATGACCCATTCATACCCGCCCCGCACGTGCCACGGGCGGCAGGCAGACTGTGACCTCGTGCAGATGCATCCGTCGGACGCGCGCCGGGAATGGCTCGGCGACCGCATCCCGGGCGACCTGTTCGCCCTCTACTGTTTCGACGCCCCCGCGGCTCCGGTCGCCGACGTGCTCGACGAGCTGCGCTCGCGTGCGGAGGTGATGGGGGAGCTGCAGGTACGGATGGTCGAGGTGCCCGCGGGTCTCGACTATCCCTATTGGGCAGCGCACACCCCTGCAGCGCACACGTCTGCAGAGGACCGGTTCGTCGTCCACGGATCCGGTAGCTACGGCGACCTGCTCGACACGCTGTCCGGACTCGTCGCGACCCGCGTCGACGTCACCGTCTCGCCGTGGCGACTGCACGTCTTCCCGCATGTCACGGGTGCTCCGCGCGGGAACGGTCCCGCCCTCCTCGTCGTCCTGCAGATGTCGCACGCCTTCGCCGACGGGGTGCGCACCTCCGCGCTCGCCCGCGACCTGCTGGCGGGCACCGCGACACCCACCACACCGCCGCGTGCCCCCTCGCCGGCCGGGATGCTCACACGTGCCGTCCTGCGGCTGCCGTTCTCGATTCCGCGGGTGATCGCCGACGGACGGCGGGCGGTGGAGGCGGCGCGACAGCTCGCCGACCCGTCGGTGCCGCAACCCACCCCGGGGAGGCCGCTGGTCGCCGTGAACACCGCACCCGGGCCGCGGCGGACGGTCCGCACACTCGTGTTCGACTCCGCCGACCTGCGCAGCGTCGGCACGGTTACCGTCGGCGCGCTCACGGCCATCGGCGCCGCCCTGTCGCAGTTCCTCGGCGTCGACGAACTGTCCGCCGAGGTGCCGGTTGCGGTGGCGCCGGGCACGGCCCGCAACAGCTACCGCAACGTCGGCGTCGACCTGCACTGCGCGATCCGCGACCCGCACGAACGTGCCGCAGCGATCGCCGCCGACCTGGCGTTGCAACGGATCCGTGCGCGGCACCCCGCCATGGCGATCCGGGCCCGCACCGACGACCACGTCCCCGCACCGTTGCTGCGGTTCGGTACCGACCGACTCGACCTGTCCGTCGTCCCACCCACCGTCACGGGCAACACCGTCGTGTCGAGCGTCCACCGAGGGCCGGCCGACCTGGAACTCGGTGGCGGACGGGTGCGGTTCACCTCCGGCTTCCCGGGCCTGTCGCCCGTGCAGGCGCTCACCCACGGCGTGCACGGGATCGGCGACACCGTTACCCTGTCGGTGACGACCTCCCCGGATGTCCTCGACGCGGCAGGTCTCGCTCGGTACGTCGCCCTGCTGCACGAGGCGGTCGCCTCGCTGTAA
- a CDS encoding prolyl oligopeptidase family serine peptidase codes for MSDDTTDPYLWLEDVTGEEQLDWVRARNDRTVEEYTRTESFTDLESRIREILDTDARIPYARRRGEYLYNYWRDAEHVRGLWRRTTMEQYLRDEPEWDVLVDLDAVAEEEGENWVWSGAQVLRPDQTRALISLSRGGADASVIREFDLVERRFVSGPDSFELSEAKTDIGWIDADTVYVGSDFGDGSLTDSGYPRLAKKWRRGTPIEEAETVFEGERTDVAVSAWYDNTPGYERSFVDRAIDFYRAQRFELTADGELVELDVPDDARVSVYRDHLLVRTRSEWLGHPAGTLLAANYPAFLAGSREVTVLFGPDDHTSLEQYAWTQNHLLVVTLRDVQTRVRVLTPGEDGWSDEELPGVPDATSTSIIDVDPLNGDDFFLNSSGFTIPATLLSGTVGGPVEAIKQAPSFFDAEGITVEQFFATSDDGTQVPYFVVGSNTGTPSPTLLYGYGGFENSMVPAYSGGVGRAWLEKGYTYVIANIRGGGEYGPTWHTQALKENRHKVFEDFAAVAKDLVARGITTAEQLGAQGGSNGGLLMGVMLTRCPELFGAIVCQVPLLDMKRYHLLLAGASWMAEYGDPDNPAEWEFLSKYSPYQNTDPDADYPPILVTTSTRDDRVHPGHARKMVARLEEQGHEVWYYENIEGGHGGAADNAQAAFKSALTFTFLADKLTNR; via the coding sequence ATGAGCGACGACACGACCGATCCGTACCTGTGGCTCGAGGACGTCACCGGCGAGGAACAACTCGACTGGGTGCGTGCCCGGAACGACCGAACGGTCGAGGAGTACACCCGCACCGAGAGCTTCACCGACCTCGAATCCCGCATCCGCGAGATCCTCGACACCGACGCCCGCATCCCCTATGCGCGTCGGCGGGGCGAGTACCTCTACAACTACTGGCGGGACGCCGAGCACGTGCGCGGCCTGTGGCGTCGCACGACGATGGAGCAGTACCTGCGCGACGAACCCGAATGGGACGTCCTCGTCGACCTCGACGCCGTCGCCGAGGAGGAGGGCGAGAACTGGGTGTGGTCGGGCGCCCAGGTGCTGCGGCCCGACCAGACCCGTGCGCTCATCAGCCTGTCGCGCGGTGGTGCCGACGCGAGCGTGATCCGCGAGTTCGACCTCGTCGAGCGGCGATTCGTCTCTGGCCCGGACAGTTTCGAACTGTCCGAGGCGAAGACGGACATCGGGTGGATCGACGCCGACACCGTCTACGTGGGAAGCGATTTCGGCGACGGCTCGCTCACCGACTCGGGTTATCCGCGACTCGCGAAGAAGTGGCGGCGCGGCACCCCTATCGAGGAGGCCGAGACGGTCTTCGAAGGTGAGCGCACCGATGTCGCCGTCTCCGCCTGGTACGACAACACCCCCGGTTACGAACGCAGCTTCGTCGACCGCGCGATCGACTTCTACCGGGCGCAGCGTTTCGAACTCACCGCGGACGGCGAACTCGTCGAACTCGACGTTCCCGACGACGCGCGGGTGAGCGTGTACCGCGACCACCTGCTCGTGCGCACCCGCTCCGAATGGCTCGGTCATCCCGCCGGCACCCTGCTGGCCGCGAACTATCCGGCCTTCCTCGCCGGGTCGCGCGAGGTGACGGTGCTGTTCGGTCCCGACGACCACACCTCGCTCGAGCAGTACGCGTGGACGCAGAACCATCTGCTCGTCGTCACACTGCGCGATGTGCAGACCCGCGTGCGGGTACTCACGCCGGGCGAGGACGGCTGGTCGGACGAGGAGCTGCCCGGCGTCCCCGATGCCACGTCGACCTCGATCATCGACGTCGATCCGCTCAACGGCGACGACTTCTTCCTCAACTCGAGTGGTTTCACGATCCCCGCGACCCTGCTGTCGGGGACGGTCGGCGGTCCGGTTGAGGCGATCAAGCAGGCCCCGTCGTTCTTCGACGCCGAGGGCATCACCGTCGAGCAGTTCTTCGCGACGTCCGACGACGGCACGCAGGTGCCCTACTTCGTGGTGGGTAGCAACACCGGAACCCCTTCGCCCACACTGCTGTACGGATACGGCGGATTCGAGAACTCGATGGTGCCGGCCTACAGCGGCGGCGTCGGGCGGGCGTGGCTCGAGAAGGGTTACACCTACGTCATCGCCAACATCCGCGGTGGCGGCGAGTACGGGCCCACCTGGCACACTCAGGCCCTGAAGGAGAACCGGCACAAGGTCTTCGAGGACTTCGCCGCGGTCGCGAAGGATCTCGTCGCGCGCGGGATCACGACGGCCGAGCAGCTCGGCGCCCAGGGCGGCAGCAACGGCGGTCTGCTCATGGGCGTGATGCTCACCCGCTGTCCCGAACTGTTCGGGGCGATCGTGTGCCAGGTGCCGCTGCTCGACATGAAGCGCTACCACCTGCTGCTCGCCGGTGCGTCGTGGATGGCCGAGTACGGCGATCCCGACAACCCCGCGGAGTGGGAGTTCCTGTCGAAGTACTCGCCGTACCAGAACACCGATCCGGATGCCGACTACCCGCCGATCCTCGTCACCACGTCGACGCGCGACGACCGGGTGCATCCCGGCCATGCGCGGAAGATGGTGGCGCGACTCGAGGAGCAGGGTCACGAGGTCTGGTACTACGAGAACATCGAGGGCGGCCACGGCGGCGCGGCCGACAACGCGCAGGCGGCGTTCAAGTCTGCTCTCACGTTCACCTTCCTGGCCGACAAGCTCACGAACCGGTGA
- a CDS encoding LacI family DNA-binding transcriptional regulator, which produces MSASPRSRKRATITDVAREAGVAASTVSRTFTNPGRVNAATRDHVLEVADRLGYAPNPAARALESGRTNTLALLVPDITNPFFSGVIKGAERAAVASGRTLVLADTQESAATEAHIIRRLGPAVDGFVLAAARMPDDELRRIADLDAVTLVNRAIRGISCVVADYEAGTRQIVDHLASLGHRSLLFLGGPPESWSGARRWAGLQAAAQAHDIAVRRFGPYSPTLGGGAAAADAAVAAGATAVVCHNDMLAIGVLRRMRERGVSVPEHVSVVGFDNIFGSDLCQPSLTTLAERTEDAGARAIEMLARQAYERVVVADELVLPTQLVVRESTGPAR; this is translated from the coding sequence ATGTCGGCCTCTCCGCGTTCCCGGAAACGCGCCACCATCACCGATGTGGCCCGCGAGGCAGGGGTGGCGGCGTCCACGGTCTCGCGCACGTTCACCAACCCCGGCCGCGTCAACGCCGCCACCCGCGACCACGTCCTCGAGGTCGCCGACCGGCTCGGCTACGCCCCCAACCCCGCGGCCCGAGCCCTCGAATCGGGACGCACCAACACCTTGGCGCTGCTCGTCCCCGACATCACGAACCCCTTCTTCTCGGGCGTGATCAAAGGGGCCGAACGCGCCGCCGTCGCCTCCGGCCGGACCCTCGTCCTCGCCGACACCCAGGAGAGCGCGGCCACCGAAGCGCACATCATCCGGCGGTTGGGGCCGGCCGTCGACGGCTTCGTCCTGGCGGCCGCCCGCATGCCCGACGACGAACTGCGGCGCATCGCCGACCTCGACGCCGTCACTCTCGTGAATCGCGCGATCCGCGGAATCTCCTGCGTCGTCGCCGATTACGAGGCCGGCACGCGGCAGATCGTCGACCACCTCGCGTCGCTCGGGCACCGCTCGTTGTTGTTCCTCGGCGGTCCGCCCGAGTCGTGGTCGGGAGCACGGCGCTGGGCCGGTCTGCAGGCCGCGGCGCAGGCCCACGACATCGCGGTGCGTCGCTTCGGCCCCTACTCACCGACGCTCGGTGGCGGTGCCGCCGCAGCCGACGCCGCCGTGGCCGCCGGTGCCACCGCGGTGGTGTGCCACAACGACATGCTCGCCATCGGGGTGCTGCGCCGGATGCGGGAACGCGGGGTGTCCGTGCCGGAGCACGTGAGCGTGGTCGGGTTCGACAACATCTTCGGCTCCGACCTGTGCCAGCCGTCGCTCACGACGCTCGCCGAACGCACCGAGGACGCCGGGGCGCGCGCCATCGAGATGCTCGCCCGACAGGCCTACGAGCGGGTCGTGGTGGCCGACGAACTCGTGCTCCCGACGCAGCTCGTCGTCCGCGAGTCCACCGGACCGGCGAGATGA
- a CDS encoding MFS transporter — protein sequence MTENTTVQRTPRKAALAAWSGSALEYYDLAIYGTAAALVFPKIFFPEGNQAVATVASLATFGVAYVARPFGSVLMGHIGDRFGRKLILVGTLLLMGVSTFLIGCLPTYGQVGMLAPILLVTLRLLQGLSAAGEQAGANSMSFEHAPDDKRGFFTSWTLSGTQGGQVLAPLMFLPVIALLSEEQLQSWGWRVPFWISAVIVLIGFLIRRSLDETPEFHAEKAHDEAPKAPLAVLFRHHWTGVLRVFFAAFIAMVNTAFQVFALNFATADEYGIGISDTTMLWLAIVANIIAVGTIPMWAMLSDRIGRKPVFVTGLIGSAVMVTAFLWSISRGDVPLVLVTGILLAGVIYSMPNAVWPATYAEYFPTSVRLSGMAIGTQFGFALAGFTPAIAGSLMDGNADNWYRVALFCVGAVVISLIAVATGPSGTHKVPTREVGLLPHDRNNAQVPAGAAS from the coding sequence ATGACTGAGAACACCACGGTGCAGCGCACGCCCCGCAAGGCGGCGCTCGCCGCGTGGAGCGGCAGCGCACTGGAGTACTACGACCTGGCGATCTACGGCACCGCCGCTGCGCTCGTCTTCCCGAAGATCTTCTTCCCCGAGGGCAACCAGGCGGTCGCGACCGTCGCGTCGCTCGCCACCTTCGGCGTCGCCTACGTCGCGCGTCCCTTCGGTTCCGTCCTGATGGGCCACATCGGCGACCGTTTCGGCCGCAAGCTGATCCTCGTGGGCACGCTGCTGCTCATGGGTGTCTCGACCTTCCTCATCGGCTGCCTGCCGACCTACGGGCAGGTCGGCATGCTCGCGCCGATCCTGCTGGTCACCTTGAGACTCCTCCAGGGCCTGTCGGCCGCTGGTGAGCAGGCCGGCGCGAACTCGATGTCGTTCGAACACGCCCCCGACGACAAGCGCGGTTTCTTCACCAGCTGGACGCTGAGCGGCACGCAGGGCGGGCAGGTGCTCGCACCGCTGATGTTCCTGCCGGTGATCGCCCTGCTCTCCGAGGAGCAACTGCAGTCGTGGGGCTGGCGCGTGCCGTTCTGGATCAGCGCCGTGATCGTGCTGATCGGCTTCCTCATCCGCCGCAGCCTCGACGAGACCCCCGAGTTCCACGCCGAGAAGGCGCACGACGAGGCGCCCAAGGCACCGCTGGCCGTCCTCTTCCGCCACCACTGGACCGGTGTCCTGCGCGTCTTCTTCGCGGCCTTCATCGCCATGGTCAACACCGCATTCCAGGTGTTCGCCCTCAACTTCGCCACCGCCGACGAGTACGGCATCGGCATCAGCGACACCACGATGCTGTGGCTGGCGATCGTCGCCAACATCATCGCCGTCGGCACCATCCCCATGTGGGCCATGCTGTCCGACCGCATCGGCCGCAAGCCGGTCTTCGTCACCGGCCTGATCGGCAGCGCCGTCATGGTGACGGCCTTCCTGTGGTCGATCTCGCGGGGCGACGTGCCGCTCGTACTCGTCACCGGCATCCTGCTCGCCGGCGTGATCTACAGCATGCCGAACGCCGTGTGGCCCGCCACCTACGCCGAGTACTTCCCCACCAGCGTCCGCCTGTCGGGCATGGCGATCGGTACCCAGTTCGGTTTCGCGCTCGCCGGCTTCACCCCGGCCATCGCCGGGTCGCTCATGGACGGCAACGCCGACAACTGGTATCGCGTGGCCCTGTTCTGCGTCGGCGCCGTCGTCATCTCGCTGATCGCGGTGGCCACCGGACCGTCCGGAACCCACAAGGTCCCCACCCGCGAGGTCGGCCTGCTCCCCCACGACCGGAATAACGCACAGGTCCCTGCCGGAGCCGCATCGTGA
- the aroQ gene encoding type II 3-dehydroquinate dehydratase, producing MSARPTIAVLNGPNLDLLGTREPHLYGTATLADVEKSCRRTADDLGFDIDFRQSNHEGALIDAVHELRESAAGFVVNAAAYTHTSVALHDALVTVAAPIVEVHLTNVHAREEFRHRSFVAPVAKAVIAGCGPDGYDFAVRHLAALALDTEKKESSR from the coding sequence GTGAGTGCCCGCCCGACGATCGCCGTCCTCAACGGGCCCAATCTCGACCTGCTCGGCACGCGCGAACCCCATCTCTACGGCACCGCCACGTTGGCGGACGTCGAGAAGTCGTGCCGTCGAACCGCCGACGACCTGGGCTTCGACATCGACTTCCGGCAGAGCAACCACGAGGGCGCACTCATCGATGCCGTCCACGAACTCCGCGAATCGGCGGCCGGTTTCGTGGTCAACGCCGCGGCCTACACGCACACCTCGGTCGCACTGCACGACGCGCTGGTGACCGTCGCGGCACCGATCGTGGAAGTGCACCTGACCAACGTCCACGCCCGCGAGGAGTTCCGGCACCGCTCGTTCGTCGCTCCCGTCGCGAAGGCCGTGATCGCCGGATGCGGCCCCGACGGATACGACTTCGCCGTCCGTCACCTGGCCGCGCTCGCACTCGACACCGAGAAGAAGGAAAGCTCCCGATGA
- a CDS encoding shikimate dehydrogenase yields MTTAAPARTSFLLGLFGAGIGGSLTPAMQEREGFASGLNLTYRLVDAERLGYGAENLAEMLDWAQRFGFDGLNITHPFKQVVIPLLDELSDDAHDLGAVNTVVFRDGRAIGRNTDWSGWGRAFRRRLPEAVSDRAVLVGAGGAGSAVGYALLEQGSAHVSIVDVDVEKAQACATRLAKRFGDDRVRATTDLAGALASAQGLVNATPTGMTGHPGLPVPAELVREDLWVSDVVYFPLETELIHLARSRGCRVVPGGGMAVFQAVGAFEYFTGVEPDAERMVRHFEELTS; encoded by the coding sequence ATGACCACCGCAGCGCCCGCACGTACGTCCTTCCTGCTGGGCCTGTTCGGCGCCGGGATCGGCGGTTCGCTCACCCCGGCCATGCAGGAACGCGAGGGTTTCGCCTCGGGACTGAACCTGACCTACCGCCTCGTCGACGCCGAGCGCCTCGGCTACGGCGCCGAGAACCTGGCCGAGATGCTCGACTGGGCACAGCGTTTCGGTTTCGACGGGCTCAACATCACGCACCCCTTCAAGCAGGTCGTGATCCCCCTGCTCGACGAGTTGTCCGACGACGCCCACGATCTCGGGGCGGTCAACACCGTGGTGTTCCGGGACGGCCGCGCGATCGGCCGCAACACCGACTGGTCCGGCTGGGGACGCGCGTTCCGCCGTCGGCTGCCCGAGGCCGTCTCCGACCGCGCCGTGCTGGTCGGGGCCGGTGGCGCCGGTTCGGCCGTCGGGTACGCGCTGCTCGAACAGGGCTCCGCGCACGTGTCCATCGTCGATGTCGACGTCGAGAAGGCGCAGGCCTGCGCGACCCGCCTGGCCAAGCGTTTCGGCGACGACCGGGTGCGCGCGACCACCGACCTCGCCGGGGCTCTGGCCTCGGCTCAGGGTCTGGTCAACGCGACCCCGACGGGCATGACCGGACACCCCGGGCTGCCTGTCCCCGCCGAACTCGTCCGCGAGGACCTGTGGGTCTCCGACGTCGTGTACTTCCCGCTCGAGACCGAACTGATCCACCTCGCCCGTTCCCGCGGCTGCCGGGTGGTGCCCGGTGGTGGCATGGCCGTCTTCCAGGCCGTGGGCGCATTCGAGTACTTCACGGGCGTCGAACCCGACGCCGAACGAATGGTCCGACACTTCGAGGAGCTGACCAGCTGA
- a CDS encoding bifunctional sugar phosphate isomerase/epimerase/4-hydroxyphenylpyruvate dioxygenase family protein, translated as MRRGIATVSLSGVLADKLDAIAAAGFDGIEIFDNDLIASPLSPAEVARRCADLGLSIDLFQPIRDIEGVDPRRFPDVLHRVRRKLEVMNELGATTFLACSNALPTAIDDPELSAEQLRTVGDLAASHGVTFAYEALAWGRHVNRVGQAWSLVERADHPAVTLAVDTFHMLARGDDGRALAGIPGERIGFLQVADAPVLDMNVLEWSRHFRCFPGQGMLDVSGVVAAVLDAGYDGPLSLEVFSDVVREADPHVTARDAMRSLLFLEDRLGARVTGPAREKVTVAPPLPARTDAAFVELADPDRTEYPALLTGLGFHIAGRHRSKPVVWWRNGGANVVLNEEPAPGPAATALGLVAPDVAAVAERAASLLWPAVDRTRGEGEAGLPGITSPSGLHVFVSAEAGQTDDWHNDFVSDDGAGTSPVDEGWLGLDHVDVTVAADDLNQELSFFRTLFGLRPEDPEEYIQPQGRLRIRALRAEKGDLRVALNVSDTGAAPQPHGVTQLAFATADVVDSVRHARARGVEFLRPPANYYADLDARFVLDPDLLVVLQDNGLLYDRNDDGGEFLHAYSLPVQGGFQVELLERRGGYTGYGSPNAHVRLAAAARAGSAVA; from the coding sequence ATGCGCCGCGGAATCGCCACCGTCTCGCTCTCCGGTGTTCTCGCCGACAAACTCGACGCGATCGCCGCTGCAGGATTCGACGGGATCGAGATCTTCGACAACGACCTGATCGCATCGCCGCTGTCACCCGCCGAGGTGGCCCGGCGCTGCGCCGATCTCGGTCTGTCGATCGACCTGTTCCAGCCGATCCGCGACATCGAGGGTGTCGACCCGCGGCGGTTCCCCGACGTCCTACACCGCGTCCGCCGCAAGCTCGAGGTGATGAACGAGCTCGGCGCGACGACCTTCCTGGCGTGCTCGAACGCGCTGCCGACGGCGATCGACGATCCGGAGCTGTCCGCCGAACAGTTGCGCACCGTCGGCGATCTCGCCGCCTCGCACGGGGTCACCTTCGCCTACGAGGCCCTCGCCTGGGGACGTCACGTCAATCGGGTCGGGCAGGCGTGGAGCCTCGTCGAACGCGCCGACCACCCTGCGGTGACGCTGGCCGTGGACACTTTCCACATGCTCGCGCGCGGCGACGACGGACGCGCCCTGGCCGGCATCCCCGGTGAGCGCATCGGTTTCCTGCAGGTCGCCGACGCGCCGGTTCTCGACATGAACGTCCTCGAGTGGAGCCGTCACTTCCGGTGCTTCCCAGGGCAGGGCATGCTCGACGTCTCCGGGGTGGTCGCGGCCGTGCTCGACGCCGGCTACGACGGGCCGCTCTCGCTCGAGGTCTTCAGCGACGTGGTGCGCGAAGCGGATCCGCATGTGACCGCGCGCGACGCGATGCGGTCGCTGCTGTTCCTCGAGGATCGGCTCGGTGCGCGGGTCACCGGCCCCGCACGTGAGAAGGTGACGGTCGCGCCGCCGCTTCCGGCGCGGACCGACGCGGCGTTCGTCGAACTCGCCGACCCCGACCGCACCGAGTACCCGGCGCTGCTCACCGGACTCGGATTCCACATCGCCGGCCGGCACCGCAGCAAGCCCGTCGTGTGGTGGCGCAACGGCGGCGCGAACGTCGTCCTCAACGAAGAGCCCGCGCCGGGCCCCGCCGCGACCGCGTTGGGTCTCGTCGCCCCCGATGTCGCGGCGGTGGCCGAACGCGCCGCGAGCCTGCTGTGGCCCGCGGTCGACCGCACCCGCGGAGAGGGCGAGGCGGGCCTGCCGGGCATCACCTCCCCCTCCGGTCTGCACGTCTTCGTCAGTGCCGAGGCGGGACAGACCGACGACTGGCACAACGACTTCGTGTCCGACGACGGCGCGGGCACCTCACCTGTCGACGAGGGATGGCTCGGTCTCGACCACGTCGACGTGACGGTCGCGGCGGACGACCTGAACCAGGAGCTGTCGTTCTTCCGCACCCTGTTCGGACTGCGGCCGGAGGACCCGGAGGAGTACATCCAGCCGCAGGGCCGCCTGCGCATCCGCGCTCTGCGCGCGGAGAAGGGCGACCTGCGGGTCGCGCTGAACGTCTCCGATACCGGTGCTGCGCCACAGCCGCACGGCGTGACCCAGCTGGCCTTCGCCACGGCCGACGTCGTCGACTCGGTGCGGCACGCACGTGCGCGCGGGGTGGAGTTCCTCCGGCCGCCCGCGAACTACTATGCCGATCTCGATGCGCGGTTCGTGCTCGACCCGGACCTGCTCGTCGTCCTGCAGGACAACGGGTTGCTCTACGACCGCAACGACGACGGTGGCGAATTCCTGCACGCGTACTCGCTCCCGGTGCAGGGTGGCTTCCAGGTCGAGCTCCTCGAACGGCGCGGCGGTTACACCGGATACGGCTCCCCCAACGCCCACGTCCGGCTCGCCGCGGCCGCCCGCGCGGGATCAGCGGTCGCGTAG
- a CDS encoding alpha/beta fold hydrolase yields the protein METVPIQLPGGTTAPVRLFAGPDHEHETRRDASRAVVVIVPGLGIPAGYYEPFAQAITDHGFDAAICELAGQGDSRPRPGPESTYGYHEIVATHFPAVFEVVRERFPDSTPYLLGHSMGGQLGVLYAARIRGRLGGLILVASGTPYYRHHGGIRGPGLWLGATAMSLTAAVAGFWPGDRIDVAGFGRQSRVLISDWARLARTGRFEPAGADIDYEERIGRLTLPVLSITIEGDDLTPIESAQHLLEKLPAAEVARWHNPRALGHNGWIRDNDDTVAKIVTWLRDR from the coding sequence GTGGAGACCGTACCGATCCAGCTTCCCGGGGGCACCACGGCCCCGGTGCGCCTCTTCGCGGGACCCGACCACGAACACGAGACACGCCGCGACGCTTCCCGCGCCGTCGTGGTGATCGTGCCAGGGCTCGGCATCCCGGCCGGTTACTACGAGCCGTTCGCGCAGGCGATCACCGACCACGGATTCGACGCGGCGATCTGTGAACTGGCCGGGCAGGGCGACAGCCGTCCGAGACCCGGGCCCGAGAGCACCTACGGCTATCACGAGATCGTCGCGACGCATTTCCCCGCCGTCTTCGAGGTGGTGCGGGAGCGTTTCCCCGATTCGACGCCGTACCTGCTCGGCCACTCCATGGGCGGGCAACTCGGGGTGCTCTACGCCGCGCGCATCCGCGGACGCCTCGGCGGGCTGATCCTCGTCGCCTCGGGCACGCCCTATTACCGCCACCACGGTGGTATCCGCGGACCGGGGCTGTGGCTCGGGGCGACGGCGATGTCGCTGACCGCCGCGGTTGCCGGTTTCTGGCCCGGCGACCGCATCGACGTCGCCGGATTCGGCCGGCAGTCGCGCGTGCTGATCTCCGACTGGGCGCGACTGGCCCGCACCGGCCGGTTCGAACCGGCCGGTGCGGACATCGACTACGAGGAACGGATCGGGCGTCTCACGCTGCCCGTCCTGTCGATCACGATCGAAGGCGACGACCTCACCCCGATCGAGTCGGCGCAGCACCTGCTCGAGAAGCTGCCCGCCGCCGAGGTCGCCCGGTGGCACAACCCGCGGGCACTGGGCCACAACGGATGGATCCGCGACAACGACGACACCGTCGCGAAGATCGTGACCTGGCTACGCGACCGCTGA